The Candidatus Polarisedimenticolia bacterium nucleotide sequence GGGCCGCTACGTTATCCGTATCACGGTGAACCCGCCGTTCGTGGCGGCGGCCGGCGAGCCCTGCCCCCACGTCGATCCGGAAGGCTTCTGCCACCAGTTGCCGGAGTCCGATTACTCCAACAACGTGGGCGAGGCGATCGTGGACATCCCCGAGCATCCGGGCCGGGAGGGCGTGGGGCCGATGGCCGGCACCCCGGTGCTGGACACCGAGCTCGACGAGCACGGGAAGAAGATCAGGCCGTAGCCGACCGAGCCTGGATGCGGTCGATTTTCGACGGTGCGGAGGGTACACATGACACCTCGCGCCTCTCGACGTCCGGCCTGGCTGGTCGCGGTTGTCCTTCTTCAGGGGCTGATCTCCACAGCGGATGCACCCCAGGTGCCCACGGGGACCTGGGCTCCCACCGGCGGAATGGTTTCGAGCCGCACCGGGGCCACGGCCGCCCTGCTCGCCGATGGCCGCGTGCTGGTGGTGGCGGGGGGGGAGGACGCCGAAGGGCCCTCGGCCACCGCCGAGCTGTACGACGGCGGGACGCAAGTGTTCTCGCCCGCCGCGGCCATGGGAGTGGCGCGCGCCCGCGCCGCCGCGGTCGCGCTCAGCGACGGCCGCGTGCTCGTCACGGGCGGACTCGCCGCCGGGGGCGAAGCGACCAGCGCCGCCGAAGCCTACGATCCGGGCACCGACTCGTGGTCCGCGGTGGGCGACATGGCCGAGGCGCGCGCG carries:
- a CDS encoding kelch repeat-containing protein, which translates into the protein MTPRASRRPAWLVAVVLLQGLISTADAPQVPTGTWAPTGGMVSSRTGATAALLADGRVLVVAGGEDAEGPSATAELYDGGTQVFSPAAAMGVARARAAAVALSDGRVLVTGGLAAGGEATSAAEAYDPGTDSWSAVGDMAEARA